Proteins found in one Oncorhynchus mykiss isolate Arlee chromosome 17, USDA_OmykA_1.1, whole genome shotgun sequence genomic segment:
- the LOC118940254 gene encoding microfibril-associated glycoprotein 4-like isoform X2, whose amino-acid sequence MKVFLLLSLLAPVAVLSQVYLPQNCDDIYQYDNTKPSGVYTIYPGGPTTPLHVYCDMNTDGGRWTVFQRRMDGTENFYRPWAHYKSGFGNVAGEYWLGLDNIFLLTMRKKNELRVDMEDFEGGKVYAKYTSFSIDPENYGYTLRLGTYVDGGAGDSLSFSNGMKFSTYDNDQDTWGDHCARRYMGGFWYGDCTHANPNSLYAPHPETSFTHVSVYWQHWKGVDYSLKSISFKIRAVSDAVAVQEQE is encoded by the exons GTCTTTTTGCTCCTGTCTCTGCTGGCTCCTGTAGCCGTCCTCTCTCAGGTCTACCTCCCTCAGAACTGTGATGACATCTATCAATATGACAACACCAAACCCAGTGGGGTGTACACCATCTACCCTGGGGGTCCCACCACCCCCTTGCACGTCTACTGTGACATGAACacggatggagggaggtggact gtgtTCCAAAGGAGAATGGATGGAACAGAGAACTTTTACAGACCCTGGGCACACTACAAATCTGGCTTTGGTAATGTGGCTGGAGAGTACTGGCTGG GTCTGGACAACATCTTCCTCCTGACGATGAGGAAGAAGAATGAGCTGAGAGTGGACATGGAGGACTTTGAGGGAGGGAAAGTTTATGCTAAATACACGTCCTTCTCCATTGATCCTGAGAACTACGGATACACACTGAGACTGGGCACTTATGTAGACGGAGGGGCAG GGGACTCCTTGTCGTTCAGCAACGGCATGAAGTTCAGCACCTACGACAATGATCAAGATACCTGGGGAGACCACTGTGCCAGGCGCTACATGGGTGGATTCTGGTACGGTGACTGTACGCATGCTAACCCTAACTCCCTGTACGCCCCACATCCGGAAACATCTTTCACTCATGTGTCTGTTTATTGGCAGCACTGGAAAGGGGTAGACTACTCTCTGAAAAGCATTTCCTTTAAGATCAGGGCTGTCTCTGATGCTGTGGCTGTCCAGGAGCAGGAGTAA
- the LOC118940254 gene encoding microfibril-associated glycoprotein 4-like isoform X1: MFFKMLFECCVNVFPVPVSQVFLLLSLLAPVAVLSQVYLPQNCDDIYQYDNTKPSGVYTIYPGGPTTPLHVYCDMNTDGGRWTVFQRRMDGTENFYRPWAHYKSGFGNVAGEYWLGLDNIFLLTMRKKNELRVDMEDFEGGKVYAKYTSFSIDPENYGYTLRLGTYVDGGAGDSLSFSNGMKFSTYDNDQDTWGDHCARRYMGGFWYGDCTHANPNSLYAPHPETSFTHVSVYWQHWKGVDYSLKSISFKIRAVSDAVAVQEQE; encoded by the exons atgttttttaaaatgttgtttgaATGTTGTGTGAATGttttccctgtccctgtctcccaGGTCTTTTTGCTCCTGTCTCTGCTGGCTCCTGTAGCCGTCCTCTCTCAGGTCTACCTCCCTCAGAACTGTGATGACATCTATCAATATGACAACACCAAACCCAGTGGGGTGTACACCATCTACCCTGGGGGTCCCACCACCCCCTTGCACGTCTACTGTGACATGAACacggatggagggaggtggact gtgtTCCAAAGGAGAATGGATGGAACAGAGAACTTTTACAGACCCTGGGCACACTACAAATCTGGCTTTGGTAATGTGGCTGGAGAGTACTGGCTGG GTCTGGACAACATCTTCCTCCTGACGATGAGGAAGAAGAATGAGCTGAGAGTGGACATGGAGGACTTTGAGGGAGGGAAAGTTTATGCTAAATACACGTCCTTCTCCATTGATCCTGAGAACTACGGATACACACTGAGACTGGGCACTTATGTAGACGGAGGGGCAG GGGACTCCTTGTCGTTCAGCAACGGCATGAAGTTCAGCACCTACGACAATGATCAAGATACCTGGGGAGACCACTGTGCCAGGCGCTACATGGGTGGATTCTGGTACGGTGACTGTACGCATGCTAACCCTAACTCCCTGTACGCCCCACATCCGGAAACATCTTTCACTCATGTGTCTGTTTATTGGCAGCACTGGAAAGGGGTAGACTACTCTCTGAAAAGCATTTCCTTTAAGATCAGGGCTGTCTCTGATGCTGTGGCTGTCCAGGAGCAGGAGTAA